Proteins from one Streptosporangium becharense genomic window:
- a CDS encoding proline iminopeptidase-family hydrolase: protein MSITPTTKGTVPFGEHKTWYRVTGHPGSGRPALVALHGGPGSTHDYLVGLTALAESGWPVVLYDQLGNGGSTHLPDAPADFWTPQLFLDELDNLLGRLGVADDYVLFGQSWGGLLAAKHASARPAGLRGLVVANAPASYPLWLREMRVLRDRLPPGVDETLRRHEAAGTTDSREYFDAMMVFYNRHVCTLQPWPREFMATFMEIYNDPTVYYAMNGPSEFHVIGSLRDWGVTDCLPDIAVPTLLISGRHDEATPATVQPYADLVPDVRWEIFENSSHIPHLEEPERFTDVMIDFLKSLG, encoded by the coding sequence ATGTCCATCACCCCCACCACCAAGGGGACCGTGCCCTTCGGCGAGCACAAGACCTGGTACCGGGTCACCGGCCACCCCGGCTCCGGGCGGCCGGCGCTGGTCGCCCTGCACGGGGGGCCCGGCAGCACCCACGACTACCTGGTCGGCCTGACCGCGCTCGCCGAGTCGGGCTGGCCGGTCGTCCTCTACGACCAGCTGGGCAACGGCGGCTCCACCCACCTGCCCGACGCGCCTGCGGACTTCTGGACGCCGCAGTTGTTCCTCGACGAGCTGGACAACCTGCTCGGCAGGCTCGGCGTCGCCGACGACTACGTGCTGTTCGGCCAGTCGTGGGGCGGTCTGCTGGCGGCCAAGCACGCCTCGGCCCGGCCCGCCGGGCTGCGCGGCCTCGTGGTCGCCAACGCCCCCGCCTCCTACCCGCTGTGGCTGCGGGAGATGCGGGTCCTGCGCGACCGGTTGCCGCCCGGGGTCGACGAGACGTTGCGCAGGCACGAGGCCGCGGGCACGACGGACTCCCGGGAGTACTTCGACGCCATGATGGTCTTCTACAACAGGCACGTCTGCACCCTCCAGCCGTGGCCGCGCGAGTTCATGGCCACGTTCATGGAGATCTACAACGACCCCACCGTCTACTACGCGATGAACGGGCCGAGCGAGTTCCACGTGATCGGCTCGCTGCGCGACTGGGGGGTGACCGACTGCCTGCCGGACATCGCGGTGCCGACCCTGCTGATCTCCGGCCGGCACGACGAGGCCACCCCCGCCACGGTGCAGCCCTACGCCGACCTGGTCCCGGACGTGCGCTGGGAGATCTTCGAGAACTCCAGCCACATACCGCACCTGGAGGAGCCGGAGCGCTTCACCGACGTCATGATCGATTTCCTCAAGAGTTTGGGATAG
- a CDS encoding ACP S-malonyltransferase, with protein sequence METGANARTAIVFPGMGPTRFADVAAFMLGNPSARRLVARADRALGYSLTDHFRDSGTDYTEAAQVAFMVNCLALADWAGEALGIEPQVCAGPSFGGKAAAAYSGALPFEDAVRMTAALARCTEDYFSREHTDIVTHSFVRVPEPRLRELLAELEGQEEWYDLSCRVDHDFHMVSLREGKVDWLQARVRSAGGLSLYTMRPPMHSAAFEPLRRRAAEEVLDGLEFADPRLPVVDDHDGTVLTTGEGVRTMLLDGFVRALRWPVVVETLLRLDVARVCVAGQDSLFGRVPVTTKNFTVVPVNPRVAMAPQPVRSSGV encoded by the coding sequence ATGGAGACCGGTGCCAACGCCCGCACGGCGATCGTCTTCCCCGGTATGGGGCCCACGCGCTTCGCCGACGTCGCCGCGTTCATGCTCGGCAACCCCTCCGCCCGGCGGCTGGTCGCCCGCGCGGACCGGGCGCTCGGCTACTCGCTGACCGACCACTTCCGCGACTCCGGCACCGACTACACGGAGGCGGCGCAGGTCGCCTTCATGGTCAACTGCCTGGCCCTGGCCGACTGGGCGGGGGAGGCGCTCGGCATCGAACCGCAGGTGTGCGCGGGTCCCAGCTTCGGCGGCAAGGCCGCCGCCGCCTACTCCGGCGCACTGCCGTTCGAGGACGCCGTGCGCATGACCGCCGCGCTGGCCCGCTGCACGGAGGACTACTTCAGCCGCGAGCACACCGACATCGTCACCCACTCCTTCGTGCGCGTCCCCGAGCCCCGGTTGCGCGAGCTGCTGGCGGAGCTGGAGGGCCAGGAGGAGTGGTACGACCTGTCCTGCCGCGTCGACCACGACTTCCACATGGTGTCGCTGCGGGAGGGAAAGGTCGACTGGCTGCAGGCCCGGGTCCGCTCGGCGGGCGGCCTCTCGCTCTACACGATGCGGCCCCCCATGCACTCGGCCGCCTTCGAGCCGCTCCGGCGGCGGGCCGCCGAGGAGGTCCTCGACGGCCTGGAGTTCGCCGACCCGAGGCTTCCGGTCGTCGACGACCACGACGGGACGGTGCTGACCACCGGGGAGGGCGTGCGGACGATGTTGCTGGACGGCTTCGTGCGGGCGCTGCGCTGGCCGGTGGTGGTGGAGACGCTGCTGCGGCTCGACGTGGCGCGTGTCTGCGTCGCCGGGCAGGACAGCCTGTTCGGCAGGGTCCCGGTCACCACGAAGAACTTCACGGTGGTCCCGGTGAACCCCCGGGTGGCGATGGCACCGCAGCCGGTCCGGTCGTCCGGCGTGTGA
- a CDS encoding carboxyl transferase domain-containing protein, giving the protein MMALTVGYPSTESESGLDPRTPAVRLARLLDPGSVVPLHERDDSGVSAVRGRVAGLNVIAYCTDATDMGGAMGAAGSRRMVDAIDTALREGLPVIGLWHSGGARLADGVESMDGVGRVFAAMTRASGRVPQVSVVLGPAAGAAAYGPALTDVVIMASAGRMFVTGPDVVRAVTGEQIDMESLGGVVAHGRKSGVAHVVVGSEEEAYERARATTELLARRSVVDPGAVGEGSDLRALLPDNPRRAYDVRPLVREILDGDAPFVEMQPGWAANVVVGLGRLAGASVGVVANNPLRKGGCLDSLSAEKASRFVRMCDAFGVPLVVIVDVPGYLPGVGQEWGGVIRRGAKLLHAFAEAVVPRVTLVTRQSYGGAYIAMNSRSLGATAVFAWPQARIAVMSAEAAVGVLHRKRLAAAPEDEREALRLRLVEEHTRTAGGVGRAMSIGVVDEVIEPVHTRRRLAEALAAAPADRGRHGNIPL; this is encoded by the coding sequence ATGATGGCGTTGACCGTCGGCTACCCGAGCACCGAGTCGGAGAGCGGGCTCGACCCGCGCACGCCGGCCGTGCGTCTGGCCCGCCTGCTCGACCCCGGCTCAGTGGTGCCGCTGCACGAGCGGGACGACAGCGGCGTCTCCGCCGTGCGCGGCCGTGTCGCGGGCCTCAATGTGATCGCCTACTGCACCGACGCCACCGACATGGGCGGTGCGATGGGCGCCGCGGGCTCCCGCAGGATGGTGGACGCCATTGACACGGCCCTGCGGGAGGGCCTGCCGGTGATCGGCCTGTGGCACTCGGGCGGCGCACGGCTGGCCGACGGCGTCGAGTCGATGGACGGCGTGGGCAGGGTGTTCGCCGCGATGACCCGCGCCTCGGGCCGGGTGCCGCAGGTGTCGGTCGTCCTGGGGCCGGCGGCGGGCGCCGCGGCGTACGGGCCCGCGCTGACCGACGTCGTGATCATGGCGTCGGCCGGCCGGATGTTCGTGACCGGCCCCGACGTGGTGCGCGCGGTCACCGGCGAGCAGATCGACATGGAGTCCCTCGGCGGCGTCGTCGCGCACGGCCGCAAGTCGGGGGTGGCGCACGTGGTGGTCGGCTCCGAGGAGGAGGCCTACGAGCGTGCGCGCGCGACGACCGAGCTGCTCGCCCGCAGGTCGGTCGTCGACCCCGGCGCGGTGGGTGAGGGCTCCGACCTGCGGGCACTGCTGCCGGACAACCCCCGGCGGGCCTACGACGTGCGGCCACTGGTGCGCGAGATCCTCGACGGCGACGCGCCGTTCGTGGAGATGCAGCCCGGCTGGGCGGCCAACGTGGTCGTCGGTCTCGGCCGGCTGGCCGGGGCGAGCGTCGGCGTGGTCGCCAACAACCCGTTGCGCAAGGGCGGCTGCCTGGACTCACTGAGCGCGGAGAAGGCGTCCAGGTTCGTCCGCATGTGCGATGCGTTCGGCGTGCCGCTGGTGGTGATCGTCGACGTGCCCGGCTACCTGCCCGGCGTCGGGCAGGAGTGGGGCGGGGTGATCCGGCGCGGGGCGAAGCTCCTGCACGCCTTCGCCGAGGCCGTCGTCCCCCGGGTCACGCTGGTCACCCGCCAGTCGTACGGCGGCGCGTACATCGCGATGAACTCCCGTTCCCTGGGGGCGACCGCGGTGTTCGCCTGGCCCCAGGCGCGGATCGCGGTGATGAGCGCCGAGGCCGCCGTCGGCGTGCTGCACCGCAAGCGGCTCGCCGCCGCCCCCGAGGACGAGCGGGAGGCGCTGCGGCTCCGGCTCGTCGAGGAGCACACCCGCACTGCCGGAGGAGTCGGCCGGGCGATGTCCATCGGCGTCGTCGACGAGGTCATCGAACCGGTGCACACCCGGCGCAGGCTCGCCGAGGCCCTCGCCGCCGCCCCGGCCGACCGCGGCCGCCACGGAAACATCCCTCTCTGA
- a CDS encoding acyl carrier protein, with translation MWDDRFEEILRRQLPFLPPDERIEEGTGLSDLGLDSLGIVELLSCLEEEYGVHFRDEALTMETFRTPGTLWKTLSEMLRPVA, from the coding sequence ATGTGGGATGATCGGTTCGAGGAGATCCTGCGCCGGCAGCTTCCCTTTCTGCCGCCCGACGAGAGGATCGAGGAGGGCACGGGCCTGTCCGACCTCGGTCTCGACTCGCTCGGCATCGTCGAGCTGCTCTCCTGTCTGGAGGAGGAGTACGGCGTGCACTTCCGGGACGAGGCGCTGACCATGGAGACCTTCAGGACTCCGGGCACGCTCTGGAAGACCCTGTCGGAGATGCTCAGACCCGTCGCCTGA
- the rfbC gene encoding dTDP-4-dehydrorhamnose 3,5-epimerase: protein MQIHQLAVDGSYLVTPKVFSDDRGLFLETFSQPAFREAVGHPLSVAQVNCSVSRRGTIRGLHAAALPGQARYVTCAQGAIVDILVDIRTGSPTYGRHVAVELSADNRQALYLAEGLAHGFAPLTEHATVVYLCSSTWSPEREIQIDPLDPELALPWPTGYELLLSDKDRAAPSLRELAERGLLPAYADCRARYAELADHAFTG from the coding sequence ATGCAGATCCACCAGCTCGCGGTGGACGGCTCGTACCTGGTCACCCCCAAGGTCTTCTCCGACGACCGGGGCCTGTTCCTGGAGACGTTCAGCCAGCCGGCGTTCCGCGAGGCGGTCGGCCACCCGCTCTCGGTCGCCCAGGTCAACTGCTCGGTCTCCCGGCGCGGGACGATCCGCGGCTTGCACGCCGCGGCCCTCCCCGGCCAGGCCCGCTACGTGACCTGCGCGCAGGGGGCCATCGTCGACATCCTCGTCGACATCCGGACCGGCTCGCCCACCTACGGCCGGCACGTCGCGGTGGAGCTGAGCGCCGACAACCGGCAGGCCCTGTACCTGGCCGAAGGACTCGCGCACGGCTTCGCGCCGCTGACGGAGCACGCCACGGTCGTCTACCTCTGCTCCAGCACCTGGTCCCCCGAGCGGGAGATCCAGATCGACCCGCTGGACCCGGAGCTCGCCCTGCCCTGGCCGACCGGGTACGAGCTGCTGCTGTCGGACAAGGACCGTGCCGCCCCCTCCCTGCGTGAGCTCGCCGAGCGCGGGCTGCTGCCCGCGTACGCCGACTGCAGGGCCCGTTACGCCGAACTCGCCGACCACGCCTTCACCGGATGA
- a CDS encoding AMP-binding protein, protein MNVETSCALYARFLRGLAASPGGAAFRVGADTATYAEVHRTALLWAGALLRRTPVPLGAVGVLAAKGATAYTGLLAGLYAGVTVVPLQPDFPAARTRQMIEAAGVSALVVDERGRARADELRAVGLDVAILDPAASPPDPALALAHPRPVEAADIAYVLFTSGSTGRPKGVPITHGNTAHYFAFLDRRYDFTADDVFSQTFDLTFDCAMFDLFCAWGAGATAVAVPPHAYRDLPAFLREQEVTVWFSTPSAIAMVRRRGGLEPGSMPGLRWSMFAGEALKCADATDWQRAADASTLENLYGPTELTITIAGHRWNQETSPGLGVNGLSPIGAVNDGHDHVLLDEAGQPSDTEGELWIAGPQTTPGYLDPADDAGRFAERDGRLWYNTGDRIRRAANGELVYLGRADAQVQVQGWRVELAEIDHAVCGCTGVTDAVTVSSTINGVTELVVFYTGTPTRPADLAAELRRVLPPGIIPRHYRHMDELPLNPNRKVDRAGLRDRAVDVLSGAGKGA, encoded by the coding sequence ATGAACGTGGAAACCTCATGTGCTCTCTACGCGCGTTTCCTGCGCGGTCTCGCGGCCTCCCCCGGCGGGGCGGCCTTCCGGGTGGGTGCCGACACCGCGACCTACGCCGAGGTGCACCGGACGGCGCTGCTGTGGGCCGGCGCGCTGCTGCGCCGGACCCCGGTGCCCCTCGGAGCCGTCGGGGTGCTCGCGGCGAAGGGGGCCACGGCCTACACGGGCCTGCTCGCCGGCCTGTACGCCGGGGTGACCGTCGTACCGCTCCAGCCGGACTTCCCGGCCGCCCGCACCCGGCAGATGATCGAGGCGGCGGGGGTGTCCGCGCTGGTCGTCGACGAGCGGGGCCGGGCACGGGCGGACGAGCTGCGCGCCGTGGGCCTGGACGTCGCGATCCTGGACCCGGCCGCCTCCCCGCCCGACCCCGCGCTCGCGCTCGCCCACCCGCGTCCGGTCGAGGCCGCCGACATCGCGTACGTGCTGTTCACCTCGGGGTCCACCGGCCGGCCCAAGGGGGTGCCGATCACCCACGGCAACACCGCCCACTACTTCGCCTTCCTGGACCGACGCTACGACTTCACCGCGGACGACGTCTTCTCGCAGACCTTCGACCTGACGTTCGACTGCGCGATGTTCGACCTGTTCTGCGCCTGGGGGGCGGGGGCCACCGCGGTCGCCGTGCCACCGCACGCCTACCGGGACCTGCCGGCCTTCCTGCGGGAACAGGAGGTCACGGTGTGGTTCTCCACGCCGAGCGCGATCGCCATGGTCCGCCGGAGGGGCGGCCTGGAGCCGGGCTCCATGCCCGGCCTGCGTTGGAGCATGTTCGCGGGTGAGGCGCTGAAGTGCGCCGACGCCACCGACTGGCAGCGCGCCGCGGACGCCTCGACGCTGGAGAACCTCTACGGGCCGACCGAGCTGACCATCACCATCGCCGGCCACCGCTGGAACCAGGAGACCTCCCCCGGTCTGGGCGTCAACGGCCTGTCGCCGATCGGCGCCGTCAACGACGGGCACGACCACGTCCTGCTCGACGAGGCCGGCCAGCCCTCGGACACCGAGGGCGAACTGTGGATCGCCGGGCCGCAGACCACCCCCGGCTACCTCGACCCGGCGGACGACGCGGGCCGGTTCGCCGAGCGCGACGGACGCCTGTGGTACAACACCGGTGACCGGATCCGCCGCGCGGCCAACGGCGAGCTGGTCTACCTGGGCCGGGCCGACGCCCAGGTCCAGGTGCAGGGCTGGCGGGTCGAGCTCGCCGAGATCGATCACGCCGTGTGCGGCTGCACGGGCGTCACCGACGCGGTGACCGTGAGCAGCACGATCAACGGCGTCACCGAGCTCGTCGTCTTCTACACCGGGACGCCCACGCGGCCGGCGGACCTCGCCGCCGAGCTCCGCAGGGTCCTGCCGCCGGGCATCATCCCCCGCCACTACCGGCACATGGACGAGTTGCCGCTCAACCCCAACCGCAAGGTCGACAGGGCGGGCCTGCGCGACCGGGCCGTCGACGTCCTGTCCGGTGCGGGAAAGGGCGCCTGA
- a CDS encoding DegT/DnrJ/EryC1/StrS family aminotransferase → MIPLFSVSMSAAAPAAAARVLGSGRIGQGTEVDEFERELAGRIGNPRVATVNSATSGLQLAVHMVAGGPASAGHAHDPEGEVLSTPLTMEATNWAILANGLRIRWVDVDPATLNVDLDDLARKISPRTRAIMVVHFAGYPVDLDRLAAILDEAEARFGFRPAVIEDSAHAWGATYRGTPIGTHGNICVFSFQAIKHLTSGDGGALVLPTDELHRRARLLRWFGIDRTADRLRNPPDVPEWGFKFHMNDINAAIGRANLAEVDRVLARHRDNAAFYDRELAGIPGLELTERAGDRESSFWIYPMKVEDRESFMKRMDDAGIMVSNVHERNDLHTCVREYSALLPNLERVAPRVVCVPVGSWVTDEQREHVVETIRKGW, encoded by the coding sequence ATGATCCCACTGTTCAGCGTGTCGATGTCCGCCGCCGCGCCCGCCGCGGCCGCCCGGGTCCTGGGCAGCGGCCGGATCGGCCAGGGCACCGAGGTCGATGAGTTCGAGCGGGAACTGGCGGGCAGGATCGGCAACCCCAGGGTGGCCACGGTCAACAGCGCCACCTCCGGGCTGCAGCTCGCCGTGCACATGGTCGCGGGCGGCCCCGCGTCCGCGGGTCACGCGCACGACCCCGAGGGCGAGGTGCTGTCCACGCCGCTGACCATGGAGGCCACCAACTGGGCGATCCTGGCCAACGGGCTGCGCATCCGCTGGGTCGACGTCGACCCGGCCACCCTCAACGTCGACCTCGACGACCTCGCCCGGAAGATCTCCCCCCGGACGCGCGCCATCATGGTGGTGCACTTCGCCGGTTACCCGGTCGACCTCGACCGCCTCGCCGCGATCCTGGACGAGGCCGAGGCCAGGTTCGGGTTCCGCCCGGCGGTGATCGAGGACTCCGCGCACGCCTGGGGTGCCACCTACCGCGGCACCCCGATCGGCACCCACGGCAACATCTGCGTCTTCAGCTTCCAGGCCATCAAGCACCTGACCAGCGGTGACGGCGGCGCGCTCGTGCTGCCCACCGACGAGCTGCACCGGCGAGCCCGGCTGCTGCGCTGGTTCGGCATCGACCGCACCGCCGACCGGCTGCGCAACCCCCCGGACGTGCCCGAGTGGGGCTTCAAGTTCCACATGAACGACATCAACGCCGCGATCGGCCGGGCCAACCTGGCCGAGGTCGACCGGGTGCTGGCCCGGCACCGAGACAACGCCGCCTTCTACGACCGCGAGCTCGCCGGGATCCCCGGCCTGGAGCTGACCGAGCGGGCCGGCGACCGCGAGTCGTCCTTCTGGATCTACCCGATGAAGGTCGAGGACCGTGAGTCGTTCATGAAGCGCATGGACGACGCCGGGATCATGGTCAGCAACGTGCACGAGCGCAACGACCTGCACACCTGCGTACGCGAGTACTCCGCGCTGCTGCCCAACCTCGAACGCGTCGCCCCGCGCGTCGTCTGCGTCCCCGTCGGCTCGTGGGTCACCGACGAGCAGCGCGAGCACGTCGTCGAGACGATCAGAAAGGGCTGGTGA
- a CDS encoding type III PLP-dependent enzyme: protein MSRHADLVARYGSPLYVYDLDRVTAARDALLSSLPEGVELFFSFKANPHPEIARALRGDGRNGCMAEISSTGELAAALEAGFDGSQVLYTGPGKTYAEIEAAVDAGVAMFSVESPTDLQHVGEVATGRGVVVDCLLRVNSATSSAATSIRMTGTPSQFGIDSETLPELMPELRTVPGTRLAGVHLFSLSNSKDEESLVAEFRNTISVAARLEREAGLPIRFLDIGGGFAAPYLTPGERPVYPNLRAELSAILDEHFPAWREGTPRVACESGRHLVGDCGELLSTVVNIKESRGRKFVILDAGINTLGGMSGLGRLLPVSVRPAEDDLPEGAGPAEQEVATLAGPLCTPGDILGKNVRLPVLKIGDVVGIPNAGAYGMTASLLMFLGRPAPAEVVVRGGEVVSASRIEFVRTYQ from the coding sequence GTGAGCCGCCACGCCGACCTCGTCGCCCGCTACGGTTCCCCGCTGTACGTCTACGACCTCGACCGCGTCACGGCCGCCCGCGACGCCCTGCTGTCCTCGCTGCCGGAGGGCGTCGAGCTCTTCTTCTCCTTCAAGGCCAACCCGCACCCGGAGATCGCGCGGGCGTTGCGGGGGGACGGGCGGAACGGCTGCATGGCGGAGATCAGCTCCACCGGCGAGCTGGCCGCCGCGCTGGAGGCCGGCTTCGACGGCTCCCAGGTGCTCTACACCGGGCCGGGCAAGACCTACGCGGAGATCGAGGCCGCGGTCGACGCCGGGGTGGCCATGTTCTCGGTGGAGTCACCGACCGACCTCCAGCACGTGGGGGAGGTGGCCACCGGTCGCGGCGTGGTGGTCGACTGCCTGCTGCGGGTCAACAGCGCCACGTCGAGCGCGGCCACCAGCATCCGGATGACCGGCACGCCGTCGCAGTTCGGCATCGACAGCGAGACGCTGCCGGAGCTGATGCCCGAGCTGCGGACGGTGCCCGGCACCCGCCTGGCCGGGGTCCACCTGTTCTCGCTGAGCAACTCCAAGGACGAGGAGAGCCTCGTCGCGGAGTTTCGCAACACCATCTCGGTCGCCGCGCGGCTCGAACGGGAGGCCGGGCTGCCCATCCGCTTCCTGGACATCGGCGGGGGCTTCGCCGCCCCGTACCTGACGCCGGGCGAGCGGCCCGTCTACCCCAACCTCCGGGCGGAGCTCTCGGCCATCCTCGACGAGCACTTCCCCGCCTGGCGCGAGGGCACCCCGCGGGTGGCCTGCGAGTCCGGCCGACACCTGGTGGGCGACTGCGGCGAGCTGCTGTCCACCGTCGTCAACATCAAGGAGAGCCGCGGACGCAAGTTCGTCATCCTCGACGCCGGCATCAACACCCTCGGCGGGATGTCCGGCCTGGGCCGGCTGCTGCCGGTGTCGGTCCGCCCGGCCGAGGACGACCTGCCCGAGGGGGCCGGCCCCGCCGAGCAGGAGGTCGCGACCCTGGCCGGGCCGCTGTGCACCCCGGGCGACATCCTCGGCAAGAACGTGCGGCTGCCGGTGCTGAAGATCGGCGACGTGGTGGGCATCCCCAACGCCGGCGCGTACGGGATGACCGCGAGCCTGCTGATGTTCCTGGGGCGGCCCGCCCCCGCCGAGGTCGTGGTGCGCGGAGGCGAGGTCGTGTCCGCCTCCCGCATCGAGTTCGTCCGCACCTACCAGTGA
- a CDS encoding AMP-binding protein translates to MLDDAAADRPADPAVRDSRGGWDYRRVVELSHAVERWLADNGVDPGDRVIVQLPNRRETVPIVYGVSRRGAVLVPLNPGMKPFHLRSVLGDSEPALVLVSGQAGDAARENATVPVHDIDDVWADVEARVESSGSPGSSGPSGRDEPAGARGEDVAILIYTSGSTAAPKAVVCPHARVVFAASAINAVLGYRPGDVVFCRPPMSFDYGLYQIFLSALGRAELVLAGDEPDLVLLKQIRECGATVVPIVPSLGSMIATLARRAPGSAPAVRMFTNTGAALPAATIANLHESFPGARVVRMYGITECKRVTIMEPELDRERPGASGRPLPGTRVLILDDAGRPLPAGEVGEIVVDGPNVMAGYWRDPELSARAYRPDPETGRTRLHTGDYGWLDQDGYLYFEGRRDDMFKRRGTRMSTVEIEAAAMDIPGVRAAVALPPAGERDLVVFVEGELDPHAVLRELALRLEPPKVPAACHVLDRFPLTLNGKNERKQLTLLLEGSAP, encoded by the coding sequence TTGCTGGACGACGCCGCGGCCGACCGCCCGGCGGACCCCGCGGTCCGCGACTCGCGAGGCGGGTGGGACTACCGGCGGGTCGTCGAGCTCAGCCACGCCGTGGAGCGCTGGCTGGCGGACAACGGGGTGGACCCCGGCGACCGCGTGATCGTCCAGCTGCCCAACCGGCGGGAGACGGTCCCGATCGTCTACGGCGTCTCCCGGCGCGGTGCCGTCCTCGTGCCGCTGAACCCCGGGATGAAACCTTTCCATCTGCGCTCGGTGCTCGGCGACTCCGAGCCCGCGCTCGTCCTCGTCTCCGGCCAGGCGGGCGACGCGGCGCGGGAGAACGCGACCGTGCCGGTGCACGACATCGACGACGTCTGGGCCGATGTCGAGGCCCGCGTGGAGTCCTCGGGGTCCCCGGGGTCTTCGGGCCCGTCAGGGCGGGACGAGCCGGCCGGGGCCCGGGGCGAGGACGTCGCGATCCTCATCTACACCTCGGGCAGCACGGCCGCACCCAAGGCGGTGGTCTGCCCGCACGCCAGAGTCGTCTTCGCCGCCTCCGCCATCAACGCGGTGCTCGGCTACCGGCCGGGCGACGTGGTCTTCTGCCGGCCGCCGATGTCCTTCGACTACGGCCTGTACCAGATCTTCCTGTCCGCCCTCGGCCGCGCCGAGCTGGTGCTGGCCGGGGACGAGCCGGACCTGGTGCTGCTCAAGCAGATCCGCGAGTGCGGCGCGACGGTCGTGCCGATCGTGCCCTCGCTGGGCAGCATGATCGCGACCCTGGCCCGGCGGGCCCCCGGCTCCGCGCCCGCCGTGCGGATGTTCACCAACACCGGCGCCGCGCTGCCCGCCGCGACCATCGCGAACCTGCACGAGTCGTTCCCGGGTGCGCGGGTGGTGCGGATGTACGGCATCACCGAGTGCAAGCGCGTCACGATCATGGAGCCGGAGCTGGACCGCGAGCGTCCCGGGGCGTCCGGCAGGCCGCTGCCCGGCACCCGGGTGCTGATCCTGGACGATGCGGGACGCCCGCTGCCCGCCGGGGAGGTCGGCGAGATCGTGGTGGACGGGCCGAACGTGATGGCCGGCTACTGGCGCGACCCGGAGCTGTCCGCCCGCGCCTACCGTCCCGACCCGGAGACCGGCCGGACGCGCCTGCACACCGGCGACTACGGCTGGCTCGACCAGGACGGCTACCTCTACTTCGAGGGCCGGCGCGACGACATGTTCAAGCGCAGGGGCACCCGGATGAGCACCGTCGAGATCGAGGCCGCCGCGATGGACATCCCCGGCGTGCGGGCGGCGGTGGCGCTGCCCCCGGCCGGGGAACGCGACCTGGTGGTGTTCGTCGAGGGCGAGCTCGACCCGCACGCGGTCCTGCGCGAGCTGGCCCTGCGGCTGGAACCGCCGAAGGTGCCGGCGGCCTGTCACGTCCTGGACCGTTTCCCGCTGACCCTCAACGGCAAGAACGAACGCAAGCAGCTGACGCTGCTTCTGGAGGGGAGTGCCCCGTGA